The Pocillopora verrucosa isolate sample1 chromosome 2, ASM3666991v2, whole genome shotgun sequence genome has a segment encoding these proteins:
- the LOC131792671 gene encoding peroxidasin produces the protein MSTLIVDFSRSMSSFWRVLFVAALLLCLARSGFTCPENCLCYRTHAGPTVRCNHHSLSRIPNVPASTVVLDLRFNNISVISNGDLAQLRYLTTLFLSGNNIQIIEPEAFTELVSLKYLYLFNNKLKRIHENAFSGLRSLEQLYLHLNEIEDIPAFTFNDLTALERLYLHHNRLRSVPRGLFKNLESLRRLRLDSNPLNCTCDVLWLSQLLKKTPNTETAATCGEPPHLRGTALVRLTPEDVNCIPPSFVKTPANIEVSVRDRQVLFRCLATGNPTPTISWRKNGKPLKPDTRHVMSESGALSIFDPKFDDEGNYECVAENSAGEIVSKAALNYHGVEAPPFLVQYPRSKVESIEGNPVTFTCRARGNPKPVIEWTKDGTPLAFIHHYKVLPSGDLYIPEVRVVDHGMYRCRASNRAGAVAATTRLTVTAQPKFTTRPENTEVLEGSTTELNCRVSGYPVPAIAWTKDGDRLPSPDRHVVLPSGTLRILFASRSDQGQYECQAINIIGVRLARAFLTVKPRVPPSIVESPTDIIVTAGRTVEIRCSAYGAPKPIITWIKNNVHITEANRYSVSKSGTLSIRDVGKTDEGRYECAARNSIGAASAQMTLTVQIPSDENRIGIDVINRTIGIARENVNRAINASIKMLFSSSQPRKPSDLLALFRFPSPAAQQIAKSAEIFERTIQLVHEHVKEMDRVNISNEKYNFFHLLSPQHVSVIANLSGCSAHRRINNCSDMCFHLKYRTIDGTCNNLQHSMWGASLTPFKRLLSPVYENGYNTPVGWQDTEGRPSARLVSTELVSSKEVSEDEKFTHMLMQWGQFLDHDIDFIVSSLSTLRFSDGLDCTKNYGFCDNQPPCFPIAIPDNDKRINNNGHKCLPFTRSSAVCGTGMTSVFFSAVTPREQMNQITSYIDASNVYGSSKEEVMNLRDLESRGLLKSNSSIGSGKPLLPFNRDTPIECLQSDDSPVPCFLAGDFRANEQLGLLSMHTIWVREHNRIAQELGDLNPHWDGDKVYHEARKIVGAEMQHISYTEWLPKILGPQGMALMGTYNGYEPNIDAGIVNAFATAAFRFGHGLINPILFRLNSSFQPIEQGNIPLHKAFFSPYRLVTEGGVDPILRGLFGRAAKSRDDKHQLINSELTERLFEMAHEVALDLGALNIQRGRDHALPGYNSWRGLCNLSVVETFDDLKNEIVDSDIRAKLKELYQHPSNIDLWVGGLLEELAPGALVGPTFTCIIAEQFRRTRAGDRFWYESPSTFDHSQLIQIKQTSLASVLCDNGDAIDRVQRDVFLRATYPEGYVSCSSIPRMDLRMWKYCEHGHCSTPDNTPTFSNHIQGRLFKRSVEEYFSETENQEHEEEEENNDPNLEEGEKLVTSPTEDEKEGVIEFTSEENILSLNKRVQLLENTVAKMANTLTTLEDAFKSLQKQVGETKEKAKTKETRSCGVVQGSARQEGETWQKDICTHCSCKDGEVQCNEIICKEVSCKEYYQDDNECCPRCLE, from the exons ATGTCGACGTTGATTGTAGATTTCTCTCGTTCAATGTCCTCTTTCTGGCGCGTACTTTTCGTTGCTGCTCTTCTGCTTTGTTTGGCCAGGAGTGGCTTTACATGCCCAGAGAATTGTCTATGTTACCGGACGCATGCCGGACCAACTGTGCGCTGCAACCACCATTCTTTGTCAAGAATACCAAATGTTCCAGCTTCGACTGTTGTGTT GGATTTGAGATTTAACAATATATCAGTAATCAGTAATGGGGACCTGGCACAGCTGCGATACCTCACCACACT ATTCCTTAGCGGTAATAACATTCAAATTATTGAGCCAGAGGCCTTTACAGAACTAGTATCACTCAAATATCT ATATTTGTTCAATAATAAGCTTAAACGGATACACGAGAATGCATTCAGTGGCCTCCGTTCTCTTGAGCAGTT ATACCTACACCTGAACGAAATAGAAGACATTCCCGCATTCACATTCAATGACCTTACCGCTCTTGAACGATT GTATCTTCATCACAACCGCCTAAGATCTGTTCCAAGGGGATTGTTTAAAAATCTGGAGTCATTAAGAAGACT CCGACTCGATTCTAACCCACTGAACTGTACCTGTGATGTCCTATGGCTTTCTCAGCTGCTGAAGAAGACACCAAATACGGAGACAGCGGCTACTTGTGGTGAACCACCCCACCTAAGAGGGACAGCTTTAGTGCGTCTTACTCCAGAAGACGTCAACTGCA TACCACCATCGTTTGTAAAAACGCCAGCCAACATAGAAGTCTCAGTGCGAGATCGTCAGGTGCTGTTCAGATGCCTTGCCACAGGCAACCCAACACCGACTATATCATGGCGGAAAAACGGCAAGCCCCTAAAGCCGGACACACGTCATGTTATGAGCGAGAGCGGCGCGCTAAGTATTTTTGATCCTAAGTTTGACGATGAAGGAAATTATGAGTGCGTGGCAGAAAATTCTGCTGGGGAGATCGTCAGTAAGGCAGCACTAAATTATCATGGAGTTGAAG CTCCACCGTTTCTCGTCCAGTACCCCCGTTCCAAGGTAGAATCTATTGAAGGCAACCCAGTGACTTTCACTTGCCGCGCCCGCGGTAACCCTAAGCCTGTTATCGAATGGACTAAAGATGGAACACCGCTGGCCTTTATTCATCATTATAAAGTCTTGCCATCCGGGGATTTGTACATTCCGGAAGTGCGCGTCGTTGATCATGGGATGTACAGATGTCGCGCATCCAACAGGGCCGGAGCCGTGGCAGCGACGACCAGATTGACTGTGACGG CTCAACCAAAATTTACTACAAGACCCGAAAATACTGAAGTATTAGAGGGAAGTACGACGGAATTAAATTGCCGAGTCAGCGGTTACCCAGTACCAGCTATCGCCTGGACCAAAGATGGCGACCGACTTCCGTCACCAGACCGTCATGTTGTCCTGCCATCCGGGACTTTACGAATATTGTTTGCGTCACGTAGTGACCAGGGACAGTATGAATGCCAAGCAATTAATATCATCGGAGTGAGACTGGCGAGAGCATTTCTGACGGTGAAACCTCGAG TTCCTCCCTCCATTGTGGAATCCCCCACAGACATCATTGTGACCGCTGGTCGCACAGTTGAAATTCGCTGTTCAGCTTATGGCGCCCCTAAGCCAATAATAACATGGATCAAAAACAATGTACACATCACAGAAGCGAACAGGTACTCTGTGAGCAAATCCGGGACCTTAAGCATCCGGGATGTTGGAAAGACTGATGAAGGGCGCTACGAATGCGCAGCACGCAACAGCATTGGGGCCGCGTCTGCGCAGATGACGCTAACTGTACAGA TTCCCTCGGATGAAAACCGTATCGGCATTGATGTTATCAACCGAACAATTGGTATAGCCAGGGAAAACGTTAACAGAGCAATAAACGCCAGCATAAAAATGCTGTTTTCTTCTTCACAACCAAGGAAACCCAGTGATCTTCTCGCTTTGTTTCGCTTTCCGTCTCCTGCGGCACAACAGATCGCAAAATCTGCCGAAATCTTCGAACGCACGATCCAGCTTGTCCACGAGCACGTCAAAGAAATGGATAGGGTAAACATTAGCAACGAGAAGTACAATTTCTTTCATCTGTTGTCTCCGCAGCACGTCAGTGTTATCGCCAACTTGTCAGGATGTAGTGCTCATCGCCGAATCAACAACTGCTCCGACATGTGCTTCCACCTCAAGTACCGCACGATCGATGGTACATGCAACAATCTACAGCATTCCATGTGGGGAGCCTCACTGACACCTTTTAAACGTCTGCTAAGTCCCGTTTACGAAAATGGTTATAACACGCCGGTGGGTTGGCAGGACACGGAGGGGCGCCCGAGCGCGCGTCTTGTATCTACAGAACTGGTGTCATCTAAAGAAGTCAGCGAAGATGAAAAGTTCACTCACATGTTGATGCAGTGGGGGCAATTCCTCGATCACGATATCGATTTTATTGTGAGTAGCTTAAGCACGCTCAGGTTCAGCGATGGTCTCGACTGCACAAAAAATTACGGGTTTTGTGATAATCAGCCACCATGTTTTCCTATCGCAATCCCGGACAACGACAAACGCATCAATAATAATGGGCATAAATGTCTGCCTTTTACTCGTTCGAGTGCAGTTTGTGGCACGGGGATGACGTCCGTGTTTTTCAGTGCTGTCACTCCCCGGGAACAGATGAACCAAATCACCTCGTACATCGACGCATCAAATGTTTATGGCTCATCAAAAGAGGAGGTGATGAACTTACGAGATTTAGAGAGCAGAGGACTTCTTAAATCAAACTCCAGCATCGGCAGTGGAAAACCCTTGCTGCCCTTTAACCGTGACACTCCTATTGAATGTCTTCAATCCGATGACAGTCCTGTCCCGTGTTTCCTTGCGGGAGATTTCCGCGCCAACGAACAGCTCGGTCTGCTGTCGATGCACACAATATGGGTGCGCGAACACAACCGCATTGCGCAGGAGCTAGGAGACTTGAATCCCCACTGGGATGGGGATAAAGTGTACCACGAGGCACGCAAAATAGTAGGGGCCGAGATGCAACATATTTCCTACACCGAATGGCTCCCTAAGATTCTTGGCCCTCAAGGAATGGCTCTCATGGGGACCTACAATGGATACGAACCAAATATTGATGCAGGGATCGTTAACGCTTTTGCAACAGCAGCCTTTAGGTTTGGTCACGGACTAATCAATCCGATACTCTTCCGTCTCAACTCTTCTTTTCAACCAATCGAGCAAGGAAATATTCCTCTACACAAAGCGTTCTTCTCACCCTATCGGCTGGTCACCGAGGGTGGAGTAGACCCAATTTTGCGTGGGCTCTTTGGAAGGGCCGCCAAGAGTCGAGATGACAAACATCAGCTTATAAATTCGGAGCTCACAGAGAGGCTCTTTGAAATGGCTCATGAGGTGGCCCTCGATCTTGGTGCGCTCAACATACAGAGAGGACGGGATCATGCGTTACCAG GATACAATAGTTGGCGTGGTCTTTGCAATCTTTCCGTGGTAGAAACGTTTGATGATCTTAAAAACGAGATTGTGGATAGCGATATTCGCGCCAAGTTGAAAGAACTGTATCAACATCCATCAAACATCGACTTGTGGGTGGGAGGACTCCTGGAGGAATTGGCACCTGGTGCCCTCGTTGGACCAACATTTACTTGTATCATTGCTGAACAGTTTAGACGAACGAGAGCTGGAGATAG ATTCTGGTATGAAAGCCCATCCACTTTTGATCATTCTCAGTTGATTCAAATCAAACAAACGTCGTTGGCCAGCGTGTTGTGTGACAACGGGGATGCGATTGACCGGGTTCAGAGGGACGTATTTCTCCGCGCCACCTACCCCGAGGGATATGTGTCGTGTTCTTCCATTCCCCGCATGGATCTCCGCATGTGGAAATATTGCGAGCATG GTCACTGCTCCACCCCAGACAACACCCCTACGTTCAGTAATCATATTCAGGGACGTTTGTTTAAGCGATCAGTGGAGGAATATTTCtcagaaacagaaaatcaagaacacgaggaagaggaagaaaataatGATCCGAACTTGGAAGAAGGAGAGAAGCTTGTTACATCGCCAACCGAGGACGAAAAAGAAGGAGTAATTGAGTTTACCTcggaagaaaacattttgagttTGAATAAAAGAgttcaacttcttgaaaatacAGTAGCAAAAATGGCTAACACTTTGACCACATTAGAAGACGCATTTAAAAGTCTACAAAAACAG GTtggagaaacaaaagaaaaagcaaaaacgaaagaaacaaGAAGTTGTGGAGTTGTTCAAGGCAGTGCTCGTCAAGAGGGTGAAACGTGGCAGAAAGATATTTGTACCCATTGTTCATGCAAA GACGGAGAAGTTCAGTGTAATGAAATAATATGCAAAGAGGTTTCATGTAAGGAATATTACCAGGATGATAATGAATGCTGCCCGCGTTGTTTAG
- the LOC131792710 gene encoding inositol monophosphatase 3-like, with protein MFVDESFKSSPFFTTMGAARIKLSPIGIVVLGLVFVAIIYYLSTDGGSGEFSQRYFEGEDTVSMERLIRTAIYLAEKGGNIVRKIRKGEDLGEESKGKTLEGANNPVTQGDMLSHRAMYYGFKKEFPRLNVVSEEHDHGEVDLKDVKAPDISTIKLDGKLYNKEDEVVSAGSLLVWIDPLDATQEYTENLVHYVTTMICIVVNGKPVAGIIHKPFLQETYWAWVGHGSSGNINVPPEKDSALQMPKVIVSRSHAGKVNATVRSAFGPQSMVIPAGGAGYKVLSLFEDKANCYVHVTLIKKWDICSGDALLRTLGGKMTTLDNEEINYGDGFKPANEKGLVAALHNHAEYQEKLAHKLKSNVKTIH; from the exons ATGTTTGTGGACGAGAGTTTCAAATCTTCTCCATTCTTTACCACGATGGGAGCTGCTCGAATAAAGCTGTCTCCTATCGGAATAGTTGTTCTAGGACTTGTTTTCGTCGCAATAATCTATTACTTATCCACAGATGGCGGAAGTGGGGAGTTCTCTCAGAGGTACTTTGAGGGCGAAGACACAGTATCGATGGAGAGACTGATCAGAACTGCAATTTATCTTGCCGAGAAAGGGGGGAATATCGTTCGGAAAATCCGCAAAGGCGAAGATTTAGGG GAAGAAAGCAAGGGAAAGACTCTTGAAGGAGCCAACAATCCAGTAACACAGGGAGACATGTTGTCTCATAGAGCCATGTATTATggctttaaaaaagaatttcctAGGTTAAATGTGGTGTCTGAAGAACATGACCACGGTGAAGTTGATTTAAAAGATGTTAAAGCTCCTGATATCTCTACAATTAAGCTTGACGGCAAACTCTATAACAAGGAGGATGAGGTTGTATCTGCTGGTAGCCTTCTTGTATGGATAGACCCGCTAGATGCCACACAAGAATATACAGAAAATCTTGTTCACTATGTAACTACGATGATTTGTATTGTTGTCAATGGAAAACCTGTGGCAGGAATAATTCATAAACCTTTTCTTCAGGAGACATATTGGGCTTGGGTTGGCCATGGATCCTCAGGTAATATAAATGTGCCACCTGAAAAAGATTCTGCATTGCAAATGCCAAAGGTCATTGTTTCAAGGTCTCACGCCGGTAAAGTCAATGCTACTGTTCGGTCAGCATTTGGTCCACAATCCATGGTGATACCAGCTGGAGGAGCAGGGTATAAGGTGTTGTCACTCTTTGAAGATAAAGCCAATTGTTATGTTCATGTTACGCTAATCAAAAAATGGGACATCTGCTCTGGGGATGCCTTGTTGAGAACACTTGGAGGAAAGATGACTACATTagataatgaagaaattaaTTATGGTGATGGTTTTAAACCAGCTAATGAGAAAGGACTTGTCGCTGCATTACATAATCATGCTGAGTATCAAGAGAAGCTTGCACACAAGTTAAAGTCAAATGTCAAAACAATACATTAA
- the LOC131792728 gene encoding uncharacterized protein, giving the protein MEVSDTSDSNCVKNRKFASSDTVHSDWKKSKMLSPVALDCEMVGVGGEKTSALARCSVVNYDGDVLYDVHVKPDKPITDYRTQWSGIRPIDMDNAISFRLARKRVKRLIKKRKLVGHALQFDLKVLKLKHPSDLVRDTSKHIPLRALAGFPRNSTPSLKRLTRQLLKWDIQVNEHCSVEDARAAMLLYRKCEVQWEKDIKGKGGQSYLEDAYWPNWTEAANS; this is encoded by the coding sequence ATGGAAGTGTCAGATACAAGCGACTCAAACTGCgtgaaaaatcgaaaatttgCTAGTTCTGATACAGTACACAGTGATTGGAAAAAGTCGAAAATGTTAAGTCCTGTTGCCTTAGACTGTGAGATGGTTGgcgttggtggcgagaagacgAGTGCTTTAGCTCGGTGTAGCGTTGTTAACTACGACGGTGACGTTCTTTACGACGTTCATGTCAAACCTGATAAACCTATTACAGACTATAGAACACAGTGGAGCGGAATACGACCCATAGACATGGACAATGCGATCTCCTTCCGATTGGCAAGGAAAAGAGTCAAAAGATTAATAAAGAAGCGTAAACTCGTGGGACATGCGTTACAGTTCGATCTGAAAGTTCTAAAGCTTAAACATCCTTCGGATCTTGTCAGAGACACTTCAAAGCACATACCGTTACGAGCCTTGGCCGGTTTTCCGCGAAATTCTACGCCATCTTTAAAACGACTTACCAGACAGTTGTTGAAGTGGGACATTCAGGTGAACGAACATTGTTCCGTGGAAGATGCTAGAGCTGCTATGCTGTTGTATAGGAAGTGTGAGGTTCAGTGGGAAAAGGACATTAAAGGCAAAGGCGGTCAGTCTTATTTGGAAGATGCTTACTGGCCAAACTGGACAGAAGCTGCAAATTCATAA
- the LOC131792725 gene encoding uncharacterized protein — MFLRTCFGTVFLFVVTIKAAPSPIPEDLQKPSGVEEFLEKELQLMNKYRLMHAAAPLQLSLDLTNKAELWATQLANQDKEKIDVNSKYGQNIFSTKDEKDVATKSVQSWYNQIRFYDFHSAKESLKSSYFTQLVWVGSQEVGIGKAKSSTGETYIVALFNPPGNKGNFLHNVLPVTGSGVGKQGLSKCPNGYKLYNNICYKYFPGPVNWVQASEKCAADFATLASIGSQAEDIFVRTVLTSAGVSDAWIGVSDLTNDGVLSWLDGSPPHFMNWDFYQKNFPGKKCGVIFTNFNWKYKACDGSRGFVCKRPLRGITEYLVILRYQNKLWTDNLYVPGTPRYQALSRHIQEALLDVYGDFDWFEQVTVDHFSKGDEDKILAYFKLRFTPDDTSPADPIQFLRDSIQGNGASKRSVITGTLHGEKVQLVNATLIVVDQTPETCPSYCMSSQCMPAACSPWCCDSFGQQFFQSSYGAPQQPGYNMVGSPAGQIQGYPPPNPFSAPQQAQFQYRPQPQPAYPILPRQQPYQYPISPPQYPLPPQPQPYQYPVPPRPQQRQYQPQTPIRSPYPVPLRPQTYPFPIPVQPQQIRYQVPQRPATLPSPQFLILPRQPQPQHQAPQPYQAIPRPAYPQPWPVFPQPQQMIQQPPPQFLQMGQNTKEKQKPQAGQGKSPVQLQGVVTSYPFQQPYQPVPNPPMPFYQPTFQQYYQPTVAASKPRSQSKEKGKESEKESESGKEKSHEKPPPVTIPQPTYPYFGYPPQSSYPYYSTPMPSTQTPWKIRIYRPALTIPRSSPLPLINTGYPIPNMQQPAYQSYPVPPPQYRLPPAGLQPASPGLRPLEQRPLYPQVSPPQLGYPMQPPLPVSPYRPPFPYPNPYPGVQIPQTAPVRGRK, encoded by the exons ATGTTTCTCCGAACGTGTTTTGGAACTGTGTTTTTGTTCGTGGTGACCATCAAAGCTGCCCCCTCTCCCATCCCCGAAGACCTTCAGAAGCCGTCAG GGGTTGAAGAATTCTTAGAAAAGGAATTACAGTTGATGAACAAATATCGTTTGATGCACGCTGCCGCTCCTCTCCAGCTCTCACTCGACCTGACTAACAAGGCCGAGTTATGGGCAACTCAATTGGCCAATCAGGACAAGGAAAAGATTGACGTCAACTCCAAATATGGTCAGAACATTTTCTCGACCAAAGACGAGAAAGACGTCGCAACTAAAAGCGTGCAGTCGTGGTATAATCAAATTAGATTCTATGATTTTCACAGCGCAAAGGAATCTCTGAAATCCTCTTATTTTACCCAGCTTGTCTGGGTTGGGTCTCAGGAAGTCGGCATTGGAAAGGCGAAAAGTTCAACCGGTGAAACCTACATTGTGGCCTTGTTCAACCCTCCTGGTAACAAAGGAAACTTCCTGCATAATGTGCTCCCAGTGACAG gaagTGGTGTTGGAAAGCAAGGACTAT CAAAGTGCCCCAATGGATATAAACTGTACAACAACATTTGCTACAAATACTTCCCCGGTCCAGTGAACTGGGTTCAAGCCTCGGAGAAATGCGCTGCGGACTTTGCCACTCTTGCATCGATTGGGAGTCAGGCTGAGGATATTTTCGTGAGAACTGTTTTG ACTTCAGCTGGTGTCTCAGATGCCTGGATCGGGGTGAGCGATTTGACGAACGATGGAGTCCTGTCATGGCTGGATGGAAGCCCACCTCACTTTATGAATTGGGATTTCTACCAGAAGAACTTTCCTGGAAAAAAGTGTGGGGTCATATTTACCAACTTTAACTGGAAGTATAAGGCTTGCGATGGATCGCGAGGATTCGTTTGCAAGCGACCGCTGAGAG GCATAACCGAATACTTAGTGATTCTTCGTTACCAAAACAAGTTGTGGACCGACAACCTTTACGTCCCGGGAACTCCCAGGTACCAAGCTCTCAGCAGACATATCCAAGAAGCG CTTCTAGATGTATACGGTGACTTTGATTGGTTTGAACAAGTCACGGTGGATCACTTCAG CAAAGGGGATGAAGACAAAATCCTGGCATACTTCAAACTACGCTTCACTCCTGATGACACCTCCCCAGCTGATCCGATCCAGTTTCTCCGAGACTCTATTCAGGGAAATGGCGCCTCAAAAAGAAGTGTCATCACCGGAACTCTTCATGGGGAAAAAGTTCAGCTTGTTAACGCTACTTTGATTGTGG TGGACCAGACTCCAGAGACATGTCCCAGTTATTGCATGAGTTCGCAATGCATGCCGGCCGCCTGTAGCCCATGGTGCTGTGATTCATTTGGCCAGCAGTTTTTCCAAAGCTCTTATGGAGCACCACAACAACCTGGTTACAACATGGTTGGTTCTCCAGCAGGCCAAATACAAGGTTATCCCCCACCAAACCCCTTTTCAGCCCCTCAGCAAGCCCAGTTTCAGTACCGACCTCAACCACAGCCCGCTTACCCGATCCTTCCGCGGCAACAGCCATATCAGTACCCAATTTCACCCCCTCAATACCCATTACCACCTCAACCGCAGCCGTACCAATATCCAGTTCCACCTCGGCCACAACAACGCCAATACCAACCACAAACTCCCATCCGGTCCCCTTACCCAGTCCCTCTACGACCGCAAACGTATCCTTTCCCAATCCCTGTGCAACCACAACAGATTCGTTACCAGGTTCCGCAAAGACCAGCCACACTTCCATCGCCACAGTTCTTAATTCTACCGCGTCAACCACAACCCCAACACCAAGCACCACAGCCATACCAGGCTATCCCAAGGCCAGCGTATCCGCAGCCCTGGCCTGTTTTTCCGCAGCCTCAGCAGATGATTCAGCAGCCTCCACCACAGTTCTTGCAAATGGGCCAAAATACAAAGGAGAAGCAGAAGCCACAAGCTGGTCAAGGGAAGTCACCGGTACAACTACAAGGGGTGGTCACCTCGTACCCCTTCCAGCAGCCATACCAGCCCGTGCCAAATCCTCCGATGCCTTTCTACCAGCCAACCTTCCAGCAATACTATCAACCCACAGTTGCGGCTTCCAAGCCACGTTCACAAAGTAAAGAGAAGGGGAAGGAGTCAGAGAAGGAATCTGAGAGCGGCAAAGAAAAGTCTCACGAGAAACCTCCGCCAGTCACTATACCACAGCCAACCTATCCTTATTTTGGATATCCTCCACAGTCTTCCTACCCTTACTATTCCACTCCCATGCCATCAACTCAGACACCTTGGAAGATAAGAATCTACAGACCTGCCTTAACTATTCCCCGTTCATCGCCTCTTCCCCTGATTAACACGGGATATCCGATTCCAAATATGCAGCAACCAGCCTATCAGTCATACCCTGTTCCCCCTCCGCAGTATCGGCTACCACCCGCTGGTCTACAGCCCGCATCTCCAGGGCTTCGACCTTTAGAACAAAGACCATTGTATCCACAAGTCAGCCCTCCTCAACTAGGTTATCCGATGCAACCACCCTTGCCAGTCAGTCCCTATCGGCCGCCCTTTCCTTACCCCAACCCGTATCCCGGCGTACAAATCCCGCAAACAGCTCCTGTACGGGGGCGTAAGTGA